A region of the Desulfobacter postgatei 2ac9 genome:
GTTTTGCGGGGCCAGGGCTCCGGTAAAACCGGCACCATCCTTTTCATGGGTGCGCCGGGAGAAGATGGGCGGGTCCGCCGTCTGGGAACCGTTTCAGCCGAAATAGAAGCCCGGTCTCATACGGCTGTAGCAGTTATAGGCCCTGAGGAGGGTAACGAACTGGCCGCGTTTACACAAGACGTGGTCCGGGGACAAAGAGATATTCGGGTTACCGATACCGGAAAATTTTTTGAAGGACAGGTGGTGACTGTCGTATGCAACGATCCTCTCATCGACCCCGCACATCCGGCACCACATAAAGCGGATATCCCTGTGCAACTGACCACACCTTTTGCGCTCAGTTCTGTCCAGAACGATACGTTTGGGGCTTCGGTTCAGAAACTTTCCTGGATTGCCGGCATTGAAAAGATTCTCGATGCCCATACCATCCGTCTAACCCGTCCGGCAAGGTTTGATCAGCCCTTACGCTATACCCCTGAAATTTTCTCTTTTAACGGCATTCACGAGATCGGCATCGAACACCTGCGCATCGAAAGTGCGTGGTCCGGCGGCTACCGGCACCACAAACCGTTCAAGGATACGGATGGAAAGATTATCCGTACCGCCAAGGAGCAGGATTATCTCTGGGGTGGCATCTGGATCAGCAGCGCAGTGAACGGATGGGTACAAGATGTGACCTTTGCCGACATGACCCAGGGAATTATCCTCAGCCAATCTGCCCAGTGGACCCTGAAGGACCTTACATTTACAGGACAGGAAGGACATGCCGGTGTCACCATCGGATGGGGAAACGACAACCTGGTCAGAAACGTTCACTTCCATGCCCGGTTGGTTCATCCGGTGACGCTTACAATGACGGCATCAGGAAACGTTATCACAGAATGCACGGCACATTATGAAGGCAGAAATTCATATTCAGGCACGGACACGGCCATGGATTTTCACGGCATTTTTCCTTTTGAAAATCTCTTTGAAAAAATGAAGGGGTTCTATGTCTGTCCGGGTGGAGATTTGAGCGTGATGCCCCATGCCGGTGTAAGAAACGTTTTCTGGAATATCGAGGCACCTGCAAAGATCACCGGCTACGGCGACTATGCAAAAGATTCCTTCGTGCAAACCTATGATTTTGTGAACACCTCATCCAAAACGCCTGCCACCATGCATGAACACTATCCCCAGGCATTCTACATTGGTATCCACAGGAGGGGCAATCGCTGCGTCACCCTGGCCGGATCAACCGAAGACGGTCACACCCGGTGGATGACCGTGGAAGGATTGAATCATCCGGATATCGCCATTCCTTCCCTGTACGAGCGGCAAAGAAAAGAAGCACAGTAGAAGGATCAACCTACCCACCTCTATTTAACAGCCTGAACTATATATCCGCCAGGAAATGCCATTTTTTCTGCCTGTACAAGTTGTTTCTCAGTCCGTTTTCTTTCTTCTATCTCGTGCTGAAGCTTGACAGTCTGTTTTTCCAGATCTTTCTGGTATGCCTCATTCTCAGCAATGAGCTTGGGGCGATCTATCGCTTTTTCAAAAAAAATTATCCAGATTATCAAGAAACAGATCCGTTAAAAATGGATCAAAATGTTTACCCGTCTCGCTTTTGAAAAGTGCAATAATTAATTTTGGGGTTTAAGGTTATCCGGGTTTCGCCAGCACAGGGGATCCGACGCCAGAAAATCTCCTGTGAGCTGGAAGGCTGCGCCCCGGCACCCGTAACAGATGTCATTTTTTTCACAGGTGCGGCAGTATCCTTTGATGGTTTGCCGGTGATTTTTCAGCAGGCGAAGTTCGCGGGAATGGTCCAGAATATCCTTAAGGCGGGTTTCCCGTATGTTGCCTATGGATTTTGTAATCCCCACACAGGGTTGGACATTGCCGATGGAGGTGACGGTGCAGGAAAACTGGTGCCGCATACACTGGTTGCCCATGAGCGGCGGCTGGGGGTCCCATTCAATGCCGTAGCGCTCCCGGTCAACGGCACATATTTCCTCGAACACCACTTTGAGTTCCAGGGGAGAAAGTTCAAGGGAGGTATTGTTTTTTGCCTGGCCCTGGGGGGTAATGATTTCAAAATAGGGCGCCATGTTGTTGTCCCTGATCCAGGTCCACAAGTTAATCAGTTCATCCCGGTTCTGGCGGCAGATAATGGTGCTCAAGGCCAGGAACGCATCTTTGGCGGGATAGCCTGCGGCTTTAAGGTTGCCAAGGGCATTGTGGATAATATGAAACGCCCCTTTTTTACCTGCAAGGGCATCCTGTCTGGCCTCATCAAAGGAGTTCATTTTCAGGACCACCCTTACCCCGGCTGCGCGAAGTTCCCGGGAAAAATCAGGGGTAATGCCGGTACCGTTGGTAAAGATCTCTGTTTCAAGATGATGGCTTTTTAAAAATTCAATGACCTGCCGGATATGGGGGTAGATGCTGGGCTCTCCGCCCAACAGAATAATTTTCCCGGCCCCAAGTGCTTTGGCCTGGATAATGACTTCAAATATTTCGTCCAGACTGAGTTCATTATCAAAATATGCGTCATGGGGCACATAGCAGTAGCTGCAGCGAAAATTGCACCGCAGGCTTAACTCAATCTCCATGGAGAGAAGCCGATTGCCGGATACTGCGTGATCAATTTTTTGTTTGGAAAATTCAAAGTTTCCCGCACAACCAATATTGTGACTGGTACAGATACTCATGGGGAGACCTTTGCGACAAACCAGACGGTTTCCGGATTGTTACCGGATATTTGGGTATGTTCCATCCTGAAATCCGCTTCGTTGATAAGATCTGTGATGGCTTGCACAGACAGGTAATGGGGAACCACCCCTTTTAATTTCAGTTTCAGCGCTTCAATGATCCAGATCCGTGTTGGCTTTCCGGCCGGTGGGATGATGGCCCTGATAATCAGGACACCCTCGGGAGCCATCGTTGCCCTGATTCTTTTTAAGGTCAACCTGAATTCATCTGGTGTTAAAAAATGGGACATGTCCAGCATCAGGGCCATGTGGATCGGTTCTGAGACAGTGGGAAGATCCGGGGCACTGCCCAGCGCAACACTTCCCCGGTCTGATACAGCCATGGCACTGATGCGTTGGCTTTCGGGATCCGGCTCCAGGCCGAATATACGGGCATGGGGAAATCGTTCAAGAAGAAAGCAGGCCGGCACCCCGAGCCCTGTGCCGATATCCATGATCCGCAAAACATTGTCCCTGCCTGCCAAAATCCCGGGCAGCTCTCTGAACATGGGGTCCAGTTGCAGTTTAAAGCGGGCGAACATTCTGGGATATGCCTCGGCCGTGCGGTACCTGGCAAGAATCCGGGATGGGGCCGGTGTGCCCGTTTCCTGGTTTTGATCTTCCTGGGGTTCCGGCAATGAACCTTTGCCCCGGGGCGATTCTGCGGTTTGTAAAATAAAATAGCGGCGCAGCAGGGGCGGCAGAATCAAAAAAGCGCCCCCAAGGCAAAAGCCGATGCCCAGAAGGGAGGCAAGGCCGGCACTTTGCAAAAGCGAATGGGTTGCCATACACATCACTCCGAATCCGATCATGGTGGAAACGCCTGCCATGAATACGGCCAGGCGTATCAGTTCGACCGAGGGATGGGATTCGTCACGGTATCGCTGGTAGGCGCGCACAAAAAAAAGGGAAAAGTCAATGCCGATGCCGAATACGATAATGGAGAGCATCAGCGCGGGAATATCAAGGTTGTGTCCTAACAGTTTCATGGTGCCGAGGGTGCAGATAAAGGCAAAAAAGACCGGCAGCATGGTGATGATGGTGAGTCTGATGTCTAGAAAAAAGATAAAAAGCAGGATCAGGACCGCCCCTGCAATGATGAAGAACATTTTGGTAAAGGTGGTGTACAAAATGGCACCTAATGTGTCGGAAAAAAGCTGGGGCTCAAACACGGTGGCAATGCTGCTGAAGGCGTCATAGAAACTTTTTTCATCCACATCCGGGTTGCGCATAAGGCTTGTGGTCCAGATCCAGTGACCGCGGTTGTCTCTGGGTTGGGAGATGCCCATCATGGAATAAAGGGCCTGGGGAATTGCCACGGGTCCGTCCGGAGGGTTGGCCGGGGCAAGCAGGCCTAAAAACGGGTCAAAGGCATCCCGGGTAAAACCGAGCCGGTCTGCCTCCCGGATCAGGGTCTGTTTGAGGGCCGTGACCCGTTCATCACCCCAGAACTGTACCCAGGCCTGATAGTTCTCCTTTTTTTTTGCCTCCCCCGGGAAGATCATTGAAAGTATTGTGCCCGAGGCCGGAACACCTTGGGTCTGAACGGCAGAGACCCTGTCTGACAGCCGGTCGCTTAAATCCTGAAGCTTTTTGACAGAATCGGCAGTCAGCATGAGATGGGACTTGCCTGTAAATCCTTTGCCCCAGGTCTCATAGAATGCTGTATCCGCATCCCTGGTTTCCCGGCTCACCGTACTCATGGCGGACAGATCCACATGAAAGACCGGCCAGGCAAACCACACCAGGACCAGTGTCAGCGCCAGGGCAAACCAGGCACCACGGTTGCCGGGAAGAATCAGGGTATTGACCAGCCCTTTCAGGGGGAGCCTCCGGGCTTTTGCCGGCCGAAGCATGGGCACGATCCTTGGGAACAGGGAATGAATAAAGACAAAGGAGAATCCCATGCCAAGGGCGGTAAACTTCCCGAGTTCTTCAAGAATTTTAAAATCGCTCATCCCCAGGGAGAGAAAGGCGCATACCGTGGTCAGGGTGGCGATCAGACCCACGGCCCGCACTTCCGTGGATGCCTGTCTGCCAAATGTTTTTTGGGGCTGGTCCAGAAACAGCAGGTAGGTAATGCCGTGGTCTATGGTGATGGAGATGATGGCCCCGCCAAATCCCAGAACGATCAGGGAGATGCTGTCATATAACAGGGAATAGGTAAAAAGGCCCGCAATGGTGCCGAACATGGCCGGAACCAGGGCCAAAAGCCCGATCCATGGCCGGGGAAAGGCCAGAAACAGCAGAAGGGTGATGGCTGCCGTGGCAATGAGGATGGCGTTTTGGACATCATGTTTGATTATTTTTTCATTGTCATAGGCGGCCCTGAATGCCCCTACCGAGGTGAGTACGGCATGCTCATCCGGCCGGGAAAACGCTGTTTGGGCAAGGGTCTGGACGGCATGGATCAGATCCATGGTCCGGGTGGCAAATTTTGAGTCCGTGCCCGAGCCTTTGGGGGTGGCTATGATCAGGCAATGCCGTGAATCCGGTGACAAAAGTTTGCCTTGGTAAAAGTTGAATTTATCAACCGGTGCCAGGGATTTCAGCCTTGCCAGCACAATGTTTTTCAACCCGAGGGGGTCAAGGGCTATGAATTCGGATGTGCCCACTTCCTCAAGGCTTAAGAGGCGGTCATGGGTTTGGGAGAGCGTCTCCCGGACGGCGTCAGGCGAGAGCAGGGGACGGATCCGGTTTTCAAGCTGGGTGCGGGTGAATTGAAAGGGCAGGGTTTTTACCACCTGGGTGATCAGTTCGGGCATGATCTGCTGGTAGTGATCCATTCCCACACGGCTGAACAGTCCGGAGGCCCAAAGTTGTTCTTCCACCATGGCGGCAAGTTTGACCAGCCGTTCCGGATCACGGGTGCCAAGGCTTGCACTGATAATGACCTGGTCCTGGAGGGGATGGTGGTCAAAAAAATCAAGGGCGTCATGGATCACCCGGTTGTGTGTCGGAAGCGATGCCGTGATATCCGTTTCCACATAAAGCCTTTGGAAACTGACAAAGAGCATGAAGGCCGCGGCAAGGATCGTGATGATCAATAGAGCTATGTTCAGCTGTTTGTCGCCTTTTTTTGAATTTACCATAGGCACACCACAAGACCTGCGAGAACTGCTAAATGAACGACAATGATCATCAGGCGGTGGGCATAAAAAAATTCGTTCATCAGCTGGATAAATCCAAGGCCGCCAAAACAACGCCGGAACCTGTCCAGGCCGCGGCAGGCATCATTGTCTGTTTCTGCATTGCTCTGGAAGGCAAAAAAAGGCGTTATTCCCAAATAGTCGTCACAAAGGTTTTTGAGCATCACGTCATAGGGTATCCCGCGCCAGGGCTGTCTTGCGATCTTTTTGCCAAAGGCGCGGCTGACGGCATAGGCATGGGTCAATGCCTGATACCTGATTTTTTTTACCCCTGGATTACCGGTTTTTGAACTGCCCCTGATCAGACATCCGAAAAAAAACAGGCTCCAGGTGCCGCAGGTTGACAGATGTGTAACGGCTGCGCTTAAAATCTTGGGGGTATACCGGTGAATTACCACGTCATCCTCAAATACGACCCATTGTTGTGCCCCGGCATCAATGGCTTTTTCCATGCATAGAAGATGGGACGCAAAGATGCCCCGGCAGGTATCATTGTGATCTTTCTCCACCAGGACAAATTCCACACGCTTCAGAATGCCCATGCGTGAAAATTCAAGCCTGATCCGTTCCCGGCGGTCAGTACGATCCCGAAGCGAGATGCAGTACAGCCTGTCAAAAAAGGCCCAGGGGGTTTCTGTTTCAGGTGTCATGGCGTGTCATTGGCTCTTTTTTGAAACGTTCATGCAATGATTCCCGGATACAAGGGCCAGCAAGTTATTTCGGTGATTTAGAACGATAAACCCCATACATACAATCATCGCAGCGATTCCCGAAAAATCGGTTCCGGATATCCTGGCAAGGCCCATGCCGATAATGGCCACAAGCACCATGGAACCGGCAAAAGGCAGCCGAAAAAAAAGATATCCTGCACACCAGCCGGCAAGGGAAAGCAGTGTAAATAAAGGGGTGAGAAACAGGGACAAACCAATGAAATGGGCAACGCCTTTTCCCCCTTTAAATCCGTGGAAACAGGGGAAGCGGTTCCCAAGGAGCAGAAAAAATCCCATCCAGAGGGTTGCGGGCACAGACAGAAACCGGGAGGCAACCGCTGAAATCAGAAACGCCTTTCCCACATCGGCCATGAGAACAAATCCGGCCCATTTCACCCCCAAGATTCTGTAAACATTGGTGGTCCCGGCGTTTTTGCTGAACAGGGTCCGGGGATCTTTTTTTGTTTTCACCTGCAGCACAAGGATGGAAGCATTCAATGAGCCTGCGGCATAGGCAATCAGGCAGAAAAGTATGAACATGAGTGGATGCCCTCCCTGATCCATGCCGGAGGGGTGATGGTTCCGCCGCTGACATCTCTCATCATTGCCCCGGATACGGTTTCACACAGATCGCCCTGCTTGTCGGTAATCCATATGTCAAACCCCAGGGTCCCGTGGGTTTGATATTGGGGGATGACCCGGGCAGTATAAT
Encoded here:
- a CDS encoding glycerol-3-phosphate acyltransferase, with amino-acid sequence MFILFCLIAYAAGSLNASILVLQVKTKKDPRTLFSKNAGTTNVYRILGVKWAGFVLMADVGKAFLISAVASRFLSVPATLWMGFFLLLGNRFPCFHGFKGGKGVAHFIGLSLFLTPLFTLLSLAGWCAGYLFFRLPFAGSMVLVAIIGMGLARISGTDFSGIAAMIVCMGFIVLNHRNNLLALVSGNHCMNVSKKSQ
- a CDS encoding LPS biosynthesis glycosyltransferase; translated protein: MTPETETPWAFFDRLYCISLRDRTDRRERIRLEFSRMGILKRVEFVLVEKDHNDTCRGIFASHLLCMEKAIDAGAQQWVVFEDDVVIHRYTPKILSAAVTHLSTCGTWSLFFFGCLIRGSSKTGNPGVKKIRYQALTHAYAVSRAFGKKIARQPWRGIPYDVMLKNLCDDYLGITPFFAFQSNAETDNDACRGLDRFRRCFGGLGFIQLMNEFFYAHRLMIIVVHLAVLAGLVVCLW
- a CDS encoding MMPL family transporter, which encodes MVNSKKGDKQLNIALLIITILAAAFMLFVSFQRLYVETDITASLPTHNRVIHDALDFFDHHPLQDQVIISASLGTRDPERLVKLAAMVEEQLWASGLFSRVGMDHYQQIMPELITQVVKTLPFQFTRTQLENRIRPLLSPDAVRETLSQTHDRLLSLEEVGTSEFIALDPLGLKNIVLARLKSLAPVDKFNFYQGKLLSPDSRHCLIIATPKGSGTDSKFATRTMDLIHAVQTLAQTAFSRPDEHAVLTSVGAFRAAYDNEKIIKHDVQNAILIATAAITLLLFLAFPRPWIGLLALVPAMFGTIAGLFTYSLLYDSISLIVLGFGGAIISITIDHGITYLLFLDQPQKTFGRQASTEVRAVGLIATLTTVCAFLSLGMSDFKILEELGKFTALGMGFSFVFIHSLFPRIVPMLRPAKARRLPLKGLVNTLILPGNRGAWFALALTLVLVWFAWPVFHVDLSAMSTVSRETRDADTAFYETWGKGFTGKSHLMLTADSVKKLQDLSDRLSDRVSAVQTQGVPASGTILSMIFPGEAKKKENYQAWVQFWGDERVTALKQTLIREADRLGFTRDAFDPFLGLLAPANPPDGPVAIPQALYSMMGISQPRDNRGHWIWTTSLMRNPDVDEKSFYDAFSSIATVFEPQLFSDTLGAILYTTFTKMFFIIAGAVLILLFIFFLDIRLTIITMLPVFFAFICTLGTMKLLGHNLDIPALMLSIIVFGIGIDFSLFFVRAYQRYRDESHPSVELIRLAVFMAGVSTMIGFGVMCMATHSLLQSAGLASLLGIGFCLGGAFLILPPLLRRYFILQTAESPRGKGSLPEPQEDQNQETGTPAPSRILARYRTAEAYPRMFARFKLQLDPMFRELPGILAGRDNVLRIMDIGTGLGVPACFLLERFPHARIFGLEPDPESQRISAMAVSDRGSVALGSAPDLPTVSEPIHMALMLDMSHFLTPDEFRLTLKRIRATMAPEGVLIIRAIIPPAGKPTRIWIIEALKLKLKGVVPHYLSVQAITDLINEADFRMEHTQISGNNPETVWFVAKVSP
- a CDS encoding glycosyl hydrolase family 28-related protein, with the translated sequence MQILKNLNHAMISKVMIIFILPYFLSVGCYQAGVEKRISGEKEGSACVDKTAKTWTPSVWTDFVRNGPTGTRLPDFSRAGYGMAEKTIPEIKKPLFNVTHVRFGAVPDDGKEDTLAIQAAIDAAAAAGGGVVFLPKGRYDIHQTKTSPYLQIRSDRIVLRGQGSGKTGTILFMGAPGEDGRVRRLGTVSAEIEARSHTAVAVIGPEEGNELAAFTQDVVRGQRDIRVTDTGKFFEGQVVTVVCNDPLIDPAHPAPHKADIPVQLTTPFALSSVQNDTFGASVQKLSWIAGIEKILDAHTIRLTRPARFDQPLRYTPEIFSFNGIHEIGIEHLRIESAWSGGYRHHKPFKDTDGKIIRTAKEQDYLWGGIWISSAVNGWVQDVTFADMTQGIILSQSAQWTLKDLTFTGQEGHAGVTIGWGNDNLVRNVHFHARLVHPVTLTMTASGNVITECTAHYEGRNSYSGTDTAMDFHGIFPFENLFEKMKGFYVCPGGDLSVMPHAGVRNVFWNIEAPAKITGYGDYAKDSFVQTYDFVNTSSKTPATMHEHYPQAFYIGIHRRGNRCVTLAGSTEDGHTRWMTVEGLNHPDIAIPSLYERQRKEAQ
- a CDS encoding radical SAM/SPASM domain-containing protein, translating into MSICTSHNIGCAGNFEFSKQKIDHAVSGNRLLSMEIELSLRCNFRCSYCYVPHDAYFDNELSLDEIFEVIIQAKALGAGKIILLGGEPSIYPHIRQVIEFLKSHHLETEIFTNGTGITPDFSRELRAAGVRVVLKMNSFDEARQDALAGKKGAFHIIHNALGNLKAAGYPAKDAFLALSTIICRQNRDELINLWTWIRDNNMAPYFEIITPQGQAKNNTSLELSPLELKVVFEEICAVDRERYGIEWDPQPPLMGNQCMRHQFSCTVTSIGNVQPCVGITKSIGNIRETRLKDILDHSRELRLLKNHRQTIKGYCRTCEKNDICYGCRGAAFQLTGDFLASDPLCWRNPDNLKPQN